The following nucleotide sequence is from Methanolinea sp..
GTCGGTTATCTTCTCTCTCAAACGGCCGCTCTGGGCCAGGAGGACGAGCTGCTGTTCAACCGCCCGGACAAATTCCGGTTTGGTGAGCTTGATGGTATTGAGCCGTTCCCGTGCTTCGGGCTCGAGGATCTGCATGAGGATCAAGTGGATCTGGGCTTCGGCCTGTTTCTGCCGCTCGATCTCCTCCTGCATCTGTTGCTGTTCCGCTGCCTGCTGTTGCATCTGCGCAATGCGTCTCCTCCGCAGTTCAGCAAGCTCGTCGTCACCCATTGACCATACCTCGTTCAGCCGGTTTGTCCTGCCGGGACCGGTGCGCTCCTGGAAACGATCGTATGGGCAAGATTGTCCATGAAAGACATTCCCTGGGCAGAGACTTTCCGCCCGGTCTTGTCATGGACAACCAGTCCCGCAGCTTCGAGTTGCTGGAGCGACTTGCGAAGGATAGAGCCGCTTCCTTTCCGGAACTTGTTGGGTTTTGAGCCGCGGTCCATCCTGCCGCCGTAGAAAGTCCTCATCCGCTCAACGCCGATTGGTCCGTCGATGTATACCCGGCGCAGGATCGATGCGACCCGTGTAAACCACCACGCGGGGTCTT
It contains:
- a CDS encoding 30S ribosomal protein S19e; translation: MTTVYDIPADRFIPALAEELKKRPEIRPPDWAMFAKTGVHKEMPPEDPAWWFTRVASILRRVYIDGPIGVERMRTFYGGRMDRGSKPNKFRKGSGSILRKSLQQLEAAGLVVHDKTGRKVSAQGMSFMDNLAHTIVSRSAPVPAGQTG
- a CDS encoding DNA-binding protein encodes the protein MGDDELAELRRRRIAQMQQQAAEQQQMQEEIERQKQAEAQIHLILMQILEPEARERLNTIKLTKPEFVRAVEQQLVLLAQSGRLREKITDDQLKTLLTQLQPAKRDFTIRRKG